A stretch of DNA from Acidobacteriota bacterium:
GGTTGAGGTTCGCGATCCGGGAAGGCGGACGAACGGTAGGCGCGGGAACGGTGTCCGAAGTCATCGAGTAGAGCCTGTCCGACAAACCTGAGTTTGTCGAATCGGGATGAATTGAGGAGTTATGCCAAGAGATAACATCACGCTTCAGTGCACCGAGTGCAAGAACCGGAATTACGTGTCGACGAAGAACAAGAAAAAGACGCCGGATCGCCTCGAGTTCAAGAAGTTCTGCAGAAAGTGCAGGTGTCACACTCCTCATAAAGAGACGAAGTGAAGAGTGTGATGCGTAATGCGTGATGCGTGAAGAGAACTCCGAATCACGCATCAAGAATCACGCATCACGGTGCTCAGGGGTATAGTGTTAGCGGCTAGCACGGCGGTCTCCAAAACCGTAAGGCCGGGTTCGAATCCTGGTACCCCTGCCACATCGTTCAGATGCGGCAACGGGGGAGGCGCGAGGTAGAAGAATGAGCCGAGTCACCGAAATAGCGGAAGAAGAACAGAGCGTGAGCGAGGAACCGGTTCGCCGCGGCGGCGGGGATGAAGGCGGGAAGACGCCTCTGAAACTGCCGAAGCTCCCGCTCTGGACGCGCATCAGCGAGTTCTATCACGCAGTCAAGCTCGAGATGGCCAAGACCACCTGGCCGACGCGGGCTGAAGTCTGGAGCACTACGGTTGTCGTGCTGATCGCGGTCGTCTTCTTCGGTTTTTACTTGTGGGGTGTTGACATGGTTGTGACGGTGGGGTTCGAAGCGCTGGAAAAGGCGATAAGGTAGGCAAAGGGCTTATGCCAAGAAACTGGTACATCATTCACACATACTCGGGCTACGAGAAGAAGGTGAAGGAGTCCTTGCAGTCACGCATTCAGGCCTACGATATGGCGGATCAGATTTCACAGGTGCTCGTGCCTACGGAAACAGTTGTAGAGATGCGCGGTTCGAAGCGAGTTGAGACTTCGCGGATGTTTTTTCCGGGCTACGTTCTGGTTGAGATTGAAACCGATGAGAAAGGCGAAGTGGGGGAGAAGGTCTGGCACATAATCAAGTCGACGCCTAAGGTAACCGGTTTCGTTGGGGGACAAAAGCCGACGCCGTTGACGCCTGAGGAAGTTGACCAGATCGTGCATCACGTGACCGAGGCGGCCGAGAAGCCTAAGCCCAAGCATACGTTCCAGCACAGCGAGCACGTGCGAATACTGTCGGGGCCGTTCAGCGGATTTACCGGCCAGGTGGAAGAGATCAACCCGGACAAGGGCGTGCTCAAAGTGATGGTCACGATTTTCGGGCGTTCGACGCCTGTCGAGTTGAATTTTTTGGACGTTGAGAAATTGACGTTCTCGGAAGAAGAATGAGAGGTTCCGAGTTCAGCGTTCCGGGTTCCGAGTTCGCGAACCCGAAACCAGGAACCCTGAACCGCGAAACTCTAAAGAAGGGGAGAGTCTCGGCGTCGCAGTTGGGCGCCGGCTCGCAAGGGACCCAATAATGGCAAAGAAAATTACTGCGTACATCAAGCTTCAGGTTCAGTCCGGGAAAGCTAACCCCGCGCCTCCAATTGGTCCCGCGCTTGGACAACACGGCGTAAACATCATGGAGTTCTGCAAGGCGTTCAACGCCAAGACCGCAAACATCGTGGATATGACCATCCCGGTGGTGATAACTGTCTATGCTGACCGCTCGTTTACGTTCATTACCAAGACGCCGCCCGCTGCCGATCTGCTGAAGAAGGCTGCCGGAATCGAAAAGGGCTCGGCCCGCCCAAACCGCGATAAGATAGGCCGGGTCACCCGCAAGCAGATCGAAGAGATCGCTCGCACGAAGCTGCCGGATCTGAATACGACTTCTGTTGAATCGGCAATGCGGACGATTGAGGGGACGGCCCGCAACATGGGACTAGAGGTCATAGACTAGCCGTCCGATTCATTTAACCCCGAACCGGTTTCGCCAGGGAATACGCGTGACGTGAACAGAATGGGCTTCCGCGGCTCATTTCAGGGTGAGCGGGATTTCGGGATGGCGTAAACAAGGGAGTGGCCGGGCCTCGAAGCCGGCCACGTTAATCACCTGGGAGAAAAAGCATGGCAGGAAAGAAATATCGAGCGGCTGCTGAGCAAGTTGATCACAGCCGGGCTTATTCGATCGACGAAGCGGTCGAGCTTACGAAGAAAGTGGCTTTCGCTAAGTTCGACGAGACGGTCGAAATCGGGATGACTCTCGGAGTCGACCCGCGCAAGGCGGATCAATTGGTGCGAGGCACGGTTGTGCTTCCACACGGACTCGGCAAATCGAAGCGCGTCGTCGTGATTTGTTCGGCCGAGAAGGTGCAGGAAGCCCGCGACGCTGGAGCTGACGAAGTCGGCGGCGACGACATCGTCGCTCGCATTAAAGGCGGCTGGGTTGACTTCGACGCGTTGATCGCCACGCCCGACACGATGAGATCCGTCGGACAGCTCGGCAAGATCCTCGGACCTCGAGGGCTTATGCCGAATCCGAAGACCGGAACTGTTACGGCGGACGTCGAGCGCGCGGTGCGCGAGATCAAGGCCGGTAAGATCGAGTTCCGTGTCGACAAGACCGGTGTGATACACGCGCCGTTGGGGAAGGTGAGCTTCGATAAGGAACGTCTCGCCGAGAACGCCAAGACCCTAATAGACGCGGTCATGCGCGCGAAGCCCCCGGCGGCTAAAGGCAAGTATGTGAAGAACGCGACGATTTCGTCGACGATGGGTCCGGGCATCAAGCTGAACACGGCAGAATTTTAGTTCAGAGTTCAAGCTTTAGCTTGCCAAGGCGCGCAGCCTGAAGGCTGGACTCTAAACTTTGGGGGTTGAATCGTGAAGACGAGACAGCAAAAAGAAAAAGAAATCGAAGTGCTTCATCGCGAGTTTGAAGAGTCGCCCAACGCGCTTCTGGTCGGGTTTCAAGGAATCAAGGTGGCCGACGACGAGCGGTTGCGTCGCGAGCTTCGCCAGGCGCAGGTTTCCTATCGCGTGGTGAAGAACACGCTGGCCATCCGCGCCGCCGAGGGCACGCCGCTGGAGCAGGTAAAAGGGCAATTCGAGGGCGCGACGGCGGTCGCGCTTTCAAAGAATGACCCGGTATCGCTTGCGAAGTTGCTCTCAAAGTGGGCGAAAGCAAGTCCGGTGTTTTCATTCAAGGCCGCGGTTGTGGAAGGCCGAGCCATCGATGTCAAGGACATCGAGTCACTATCAAACCTTCCGTCGAAGGAGGAGCTGATCTCGAGGGTCATGTTCCTGGTCAACAGCAGCGCACAGCGACTGGCGGTTGTAACGGCCGGAGTCGCGCGGAACCTGGCGATCGTCATAGACCAGGTCCGCGCTCAAAAGGAAGCTCAGGGGTAAGAATTGCGGATTGCGGATTGAAATCCGCAATCCGAAATCGAGCGCGCGGGCTTGTGGAGGTCTGCGTTCGATCGTCGCAATCTTAACGCCGCTTTGGAATTGTCAGTGCAGCGGCTTGGAAGGCGGGCAGTTGCCGGAGATGCGCCGGCGACGCAGCCGACGATGTGAGGCAGGCCAACGCTGCCATCACAAGCCAGGTAAGGAATTGGAGGATACGAAAGTCATGTCAGAGAAGCTAGAAGGAATAGTCGACCAGATCAAAGACCTTTCGCTGTTAGAGGCGTCCCAGTTGGTCAAGATGATGGAGGAGACGTTCGGCGTATCGGCGGCGGCTGCCGCGGTAGCTGCGGCCCCGGCTGCGGGCGCTGGCGCAGCGGCGGCGCCGGCGGTTGAAGAGAAGGAAGAATTCGACGTCATCCTCACGGGCATGGCCGATCCCGCCAAGAAGATCGGGATTATCAAGGTCGTGCGCGAGATCACGGCGCTCGGATTGAAGGAAGCCAAGGACCTTGTCGAAGCAGCGCCCAAGGCAGTGAAGGAAGCCGCTCCGAAGGCAGAGGCCGAGGCGCTCAAGAAAAAACTAACCGACGCCGGAGCAACCGTCGAACTAAGATAGTCATGGATAGGTCCTATTGGTCGCTTAGGTCCTATTCAAACTGGCGCTTGACCGATGGCGCTTCGTTGTGTAGTATCGGGTCATAGCAACGTATAGGGGCGGCGACGACAATAAAGTTTATTTGGCGCTCAAAAACACGCGAAGATCGCGGTCGGAGAAAGTGTCTCCGGCCGCGCTACGCCTTTGTGTCTGCAAAATGTCCGAGCTTGCGGCGAGTGTCAAAGAGTCTGGCTTTGAGAGATTTCCTCGCGTGACCTACCCCGTTTTGCGTGAACTGAAGTTATCCGGCGACAGCTGGAATTGGTATGGCCGGCTGCAAGCTTCTTCTTACCTGCTAACCGAGGAGAGATATGTCAGCACTAGCGAATACTGGAAACGGCATAGGCCGGGAGCGGTACGATTTTTCCCGAATCAAAACGGCCATCAGAATACCGAATCTCATCGAGGTTCAACGTCAATCTTACAACCGCTTTCTTCAGATGGATCTGCT
This window harbors:
- the rplL gene encoding 50S ribosomal protein L7/L12, with product MSEKLEGIVDQIKDLSLLEASQLVKMMEETFGVSAAAAAVAAAPAAGAGAAAAPAVEEKEEFDVILTGMADPAKKIGIIKVVREITALGLKEAKDLVEAAPKAVKEAAPKAEAEALKKKLTDAGATVELR
- the rplA gene encoding 50S ribosomal protein L1, which produces MAGKKYRAAAEQVDHSRAYSIDEAVELTKKVAFAKFDETVEIGMTLGVDPRKADQLVRGTVVLPHGLGKSKRVVVICSAEKVQEARDAGADEVGGDDIVARIKGGWVDFDALIATPDTMRSVGQLGKILGPRGLMPNPKTGTVTADVERAVREIKAGKIEFRVDKTGVIHAPLGKVSFDKERLAENAKTLIDAVMRAKPPAAKGKYVKNATISSTMGPGIKLNTAEF
- the nusG gene encoding transcription termination/antitermination protein NusG, translating into MPRNWYIIHTYSGYEKKVKESLQSRIQAYDMADQISQVLVPTETVVEMRGSKRVETSRMFFPGYVLVEIETDEKGEVGEKVWHIIKSTPKVTGFVGGQKPTPLTPEEVDQIVHHVTEAAEKPKPKHTFQHSEHVRILSGPFSGFTGQVEEINPDKGVLKVMVTIFGRSTPVELNFLDVEKLTFSEEE
- the secE gene encoding preprotein translocase subunit SecE, with the translated sequence MSRVTEIAEEEQSVSEEPVRRGGGDEGGKTPLKLPKLPLWTRISEFYHAVKLEMAKTTWPTRAEVWSTTVVVLIAVVFFGFYLWGVDMVVTVGFEALEKAIR
- the rplJ gene encoding 50S ribosomal protein L10, which encodes MKTRQQKEKEIEVLHREFEESPNALLVGFQGIKVADDERLRRELRQAQVSYRVVKNTLAIRAAEGTPLEQVKGQFEGATAVALSKNDPVSLAKLLSKWAKASPVFSFKAAVVEGRAIDVKDIESLSNLPSKEELISRVMFLVNSSAQRLAVVTAGVARNLAIVIDQVRAQKEAQG
- the rplK gene encoding 50S ribosomal protein L11, yielding MAKKITAYIKLQVQSGKANPAPPIGPALGQHGVNIMEFCKAFNAKTANIVDMTIPVVITVYADRSFTFITKTPPAADLLKKAAGIEKGSARPNRDKIGRVTRKQIEEIARTKLPDLNTTSVESAMRTIEGTARNMGLEVID
- the rpmG gene encoding 50S ribosomal protein L33; the encoded protein is MPRDNITLQCTECKNRNYVSTKNKKKTPDRLEFKKFCRKCRCHTPHKETK